GCGGATTCCGGTCGACTGGATGATGTGGAACAGCTCCGCGCGCGACTGCGAGAAGTGCTCGCACAGCGACTTGGAGACCTCCACCCCGGACTGCTCGAGCAGCTTCTTGAGCATGGGAACGCAACCGCCGCAGGAGGTTCCGGCATTGGTGCAGCTCTTGATGGCCGGCACGTCGCAGGCGCCGTCGGCGATGGCGCCGCAGATCGAACCCTTGGAGACGTTGTTGCAGGAGCAGATCTGCGCGTCGTCGGGCAGCGCGTCCGCGCCCAGTTCCGCACCGGCCGGGGAGATCAGCGCGGCCGGGTCCGCCGGCAGCGGGCGGCCGACCAGCGGGCGCAGCGCCGAGTACTGGGTGGCGTCGCCGACCAGCACACCGCCGAGCAGGGTCTGCGCGTCATCGGAGACGACGAGTTTGGCGTAGGTGCCCTTGGCGGCGTCGTGCAGCACCACCGACAGCGCGCCCTCGGTCTTGGCGTGCGCGTCGCCGAAGGAGGCTACGTCCACGCCCAGCAGCTTCAGCTTGGTGGACAGGTCCGCGCCGGGGAACTCGCCCGCGCCGCCCAGCAGGCGGTCGGCGACCACCTCGGCGGTGCTGTAGCCGGGGGCGACCAGGCCGTAGCAGACGCCCTCGACCGCGGCGACCTCACCGATGGCGTAGATGTTCGGGTCCGAGGTCTGCAACCCGAGGTCGGTGATGACACCGCCGCGCGGGCCGACCTCGAGGCCGGCGGTCTTGGCGATCTCGTCGCGCGGCCGCACGCCGGCGGCGAAAACCACCAGGGCCGCGCGCAATTCGGACTCGTCGGAGAACTTCACCGACAGCCGCTCCGAAACCGGTGCGCCCGCAACGGTTTCGATGGCCGACGTGCCGACCCCGGTGTGGACGGCCAGGCCCAGCTCGGTGACCAGCTTCTCGAGGATCGCGCCGCCGCCCTCGTCGATCTGGGCGGGCATCAGCCACTTGTTGAACTCGACCACGTGCGGGGTCATGCCCAGCAGCCGCAGCGCGTTGGCCGCCTCCAGCCCCAGCAGGCCGCCGCCGACCACGATGCCGACCGCGCCCGGACCGGCCGCCTCGGCCGCGGCCCGGATGCCGTCGAGGTCCTCGAGGGTGCGGTAGACGAAGCAGCCCTCGGCGTCGTGACCCGGCACCGGCGGCACGAAGGCGTAGGAGCCGGTCGCGAGAACCAGTGCGTCGTAACCGATCACCTCACCGCTCGAGGTGGTGACCTTGCGGGCGGTGCGGTCGATGGCGTCGGCCTTCACGCCCAGGCGGACGTCCACGAGCGCGTCACCGGCGTACTCGTTGCCGGGCAGCGCCAGCGCCGACGGCTCCCACGCCCCGACGTAGGAGGACAGGCCGACGCGGTCGTAGGCGGCCAGCTTCTCCTCGCTCAGGACGACGACCTGCCAGGCCCCGGCCTCGTCCCGGGAGCGCAGCGCCTCCACGAAGCGGTGGCCCACCATGCCGTGGCCGACCACGACGACGGTCTTGCGTTCGATGCTGTGGGTCATGACGGTCCCCTTCGAGAAATGGGCGAATCAGGCGCGAGCCGACGAGCTGGACTGGGCCGGGTTGGATGCGGGAACGGTTGCGGCGACGCCGGATTCGGCTTCGAGCACCAGGGCTTCCGCTTCGACGACCACATCGGCGTCGGCGGTCTCGGCCGGCAGCGAGTGCAGGCTCGGGCGGCGCATGAAGACCGCCCAGCAGACCAGGCCGCAGACCACGTAGAAGGCCATGAAGACCCAGAACGCGGTGGTCGCGGACTTGGTGGAGGCGTAGGAGGAACGCAGCACCAGGTTGATGCCGACGCCGCCGAGCGCGCCGATCGCGCCGACGAAACCGATGAGCGCGCCCGAGGTGTTGCGAGCCCACGCCGCGCGGGTGGCCGAATCGCCTTCCAGCGAGCGGGATTTGGCCTCGAACACCGAGGGGATGATCTTGGTGACCGCACCGTTGCCGATGCCGGAGATGACGAACAGCGCGGTGAACCCGACGATCATGGCCACCAGCACGCCGCCCTTGGGGTACCCGGCGTGATCACCCATCGTGGAGGCCACCGCGACCAGCACGGCCGCCGCGGTCATGGCCGTGAACGTGTACAGCGTGACCTTGCTGCCGCCGAGCCGGTCGGCCCACTTGCCGCCGTAGGGGCGGGCCAGCGAACCCAGCAGCGGGCCGATGAAGGCGATCTGCGCGGCGTGCAGGGTGGCCGCCGCGACGCTCGCGCCACCGGCCTTGAAGCTGATCTGCAGCACCTGGCCGAAGGCGAAGCTGTAGCCGATGAACGAACCGAAGGTGCCGATGTAGAGGAAGGCGATGGCCCACGACTGCGGCACCCGCAGCGCCTTCAGCATGTAGGACAGGTCGGCCTTCTGGTTCTTGACGTTGTCCATGTACAGCGCCGCGCCGATGGCCGCGACCGCGATCAGCACCAGGTAGACCGCGCACACCACCGAGGCGTTGCCGTACGCGTTGCCGAGGGTCGCGATCACCGCGAGCCCGATCAACTGCACCACCGGCACGCCGATATTGCCGCCGCCGGCATTGATGCCCAGCGCCCAGCCCTTGAGCCGCTGCGGGTAGAAGACGTTGATGTTGGACATCGACGAGGAGAAGTTGCCGCCGCCCAGGCCCGCGAAGGCCGCCACGATCAGGAACGTCGTGTAGGAGGTGCTCGGCTGGTTGACGAAGTACAGCGCCAGCAGCGTGGGGATAAGCAGCAGCAGCGCGCTGACGATGGTCCAGTTGCGGCCGCCGAACTTGGCGGTCAGCACGGTGTAGGGAATGCGCATGATGCCGCCGACCAGGGTCGGCACCGCGCCCAGGAAGAACTTGCCCGCCGGATCGATGTGGAAGACCGCGGTCGGCATGAACAGCACCATGACCGACCAGATCGACCACACCGAGAATCCGACATGCTCGGCGAACACCGACCAGATCAGATTGCGGCGCGCGATGTTCTTACCACCGGCTTCCCACGCCTCGACATCCTCGGCATCCCAATGCTCGATGTCGCGCTTGCGGTTCAGCGTCGTCAACAAGAGGCCCTCCTGAAATCTGGATGGCCCCAAGGTAGAAAACGGGTATTGCGTCGATGCTGCGCGAAATGACCGGCAAATCAACGGTTGCTCACGATTACCCGGTATACGGCGTGAGAAGTGGCTCTATGTTTCGGGCATGTGACACAACGGTTTCCGGCGGTCACAAAACGCCAGTAAACGCGAATCCGAGCCGTGAGGTGAGAGTCCTGCCACAAAGCATGGACCCAACCTCACGGCTCGGCAACTCGAACGGTGAAATTGTTCGGAAGGGCGGATAACCGCTAATTCCAGGTGTCTTCGAGCAGCTGCGGCTTGCACGCCAGCCAGCCGCCGGCCATCAGCACCAGCACCGCCAGCACCAGGAAACCGAACGGCGCCAGCCAACCGCCGGTCATCGTGTGCAGCGCGCCGAACACCAGCGGGCCCGTGCACGCCACCGAGTAGCCGACGCCCTGGGTGAACCCGGACAGCGCGGCCGAACCGGCGCCGGTGCGGGTGCGCAGGTTGATCAGCGTCAGGGCCATCGGGAAGGTCGAGGGGCCCAGGCCCAGCGCCAGCACCCACAGCAGCGGGGCGCTCATGGGCGCGATCAGCAGGCCGGCGAAGCCGATGAAGAAGAACACCGCGCAGCCGATCACCACCGGGAACGGATTGGCCATGCGGCCCACCACGATCGGCGCGGCCAGTGCGGCCGCCAGCCCGAACAGCGCGAACAGCCCGACCATGCTGCCGCCGAAGGACGCGCTGGCCCCGGCGTCGCCGAAGATCGTCGGCATCCAGGTGAACAGCGAATAGGTGATGAGCGAGGTCATGCCGAACATGAAGGCCATGCCCCACGCCAGCGGCGAACGCCACACCTTGCCCGTGGCTTCGATTGGCTCCGAAGGCAATTCGGTGACATCGGCGCGGGCGGCGCCGCGGCGCACCCGCAGCACGGCCACCCACGGCAGGACCGCGGCGAAGGCCAGCCCGGCCCACATGCCCAGCGAGATCCGCCAGCCGTGCGCGTCCGCGACCGGCACCGTGATCAGCGCCGGGAACACCGTGCCCAGCTGCACCATCACGATGTAGACCGAGCTGAGCAGCGCCAGCCGATCGGAGAAGTAGCGCTTCACCAGCGGCGGGATCACGATATTGCCGACGCCCATGCCGGCCAGCGCGAAGGCCGAGAAGGCCAGCAGCTCCCAGGTGTCGGGCACGATCGCCCGCAGCGCCGAGCCGAGGCCGGTCATGAGCATGGCCACCAGCGCGGTCAGTTCCAGGCCGAGCCGCCGCGACAGGATCGGGGTCAGCAGCCCGCCGAGGGCGAACATGGCCGTGGGCAGCATGCCGAACACGCCGACCACCGCGGTGGAGTAGCCGATGTCCGCGCCGATGCGGGCCGCGAGCGGGGTGAACGCGGTGACGGCCACGCGCAGGGTGAGGGCCGAGACGACGATGGCCGCGAAGACCAGCAGGCGGCCCTCGAAGAGCGATCGCCGGGAGATCTCGTGGTCGGGCGGGATGGCGGTGCGATCGATGGCGGCGGGTCGGCGGGTGGCGGGGGCGGTTCCCCGCTGGCTTGTCATCGTCTCATCCATCGTCACAGTCACCACGAAATCATAGGATGACCCGATGATGTGATGCAACGAATGTGAGGCAGGGTACGCTGTCACCCGTGCAACCAGTCCGGCGCACGAGCCTCATCGCCCAGGTGACAGAGCAGCTTCGTGCCGAAATCCGTTCCGGCCGTTGGGCCGTCGGCTCGCGTATCCCCACCGAGCCCGAACTCACCGAACTCACCGGCACCGGCCGCAATACCGTGCGCGAGGCCGTGCAGGCGCTCGTGCACGCCGGCATGCTCGAGCGCAGACAGGGGTCGGGGACCTATGTGATCAGCACCTCGAGCCTGGGCGGCACGCTGTCGGAGTACTTCGCCGACGCCCAGCAGCGCGATCTGCTGGAACTGCGCCAGGCGCTCGACACCACCGCCGCCCGGCTCGCCGCCACCCGCCGCGACGAGACCGACATAGCGACCCTGCGGCGACTGCTCGAGGATCGAACCCGATTCTGGGACAACGACTTCGACGCCGCCATCGAGGCCGACGTGCAAATCCACCGCGCCATCGTGGTCGCCAGCCACAATGCGGTATACCTGGAGTTCTACGACTCGCTGCTGCCCGTCATCGCGGCCGGGATCCGCTTCCGTTCCGAACAGGACGGCGCGACCTACCACGACGAGCACGCCGAGCTGGTGCAGGCCGTGGTCGACGGCGATCCCGACCGGGCCGGCCGGGTGGCCAACTGCTTCCTCGACTCGCTCATGGCCGAATACCGGACGCTTGATACGAATTCGGAGTAACCGAAAGGTCACCGCCGGAATCGTCCGAAGGTGAGCCGGAATTACCGTTCCCGTCACCGAAAAACATTCAGGCGTAAAACGCGGTTCCTACGGTGGATCGCGACCGCAGCGGCTTCCTGACCGATCGGGAGCCACGATGAGGGCGGTCGCGACAGCCGAGAGGACAGCTGCTCATGGCAACCGTAGTAGAGGCCCCCGAAACCGGACACGTCTTCCAAAGACGCGGACGGTGGATCGACCACTGGGAACCGGACAACAATGAATTCTGGGAAAACGGCGGAAAACAAACCGCCCGAAAGAATCTGATCTTCTCCGTATTCTCCGAAAACCTCGGCTTCAGCATCTGGGTGCTGTGGGCCAGCGTCGTCACCGCCATGGGATCGGCCGGATTCGCCTTCCTGAGCGCGAAGAACCCGGACTCGGTCAACAACGCGCTGCTGCTCACCTCCACCCCGACGCTGGTCGGCGCGGCGCTGCGGGTGCCCTACACCTTCGCCATCCCGCGGTTCGGCGGGCGCGCGTTCACCGCCTTCAGCGCCACCATGCTGCTGGTGCCGACACTGGGGCTGGCGTATTTCATCAATCAGCCCTCGACGCCCATGTGGGTGTTCATGGTGCTGGCCGCGCTCGCCGGTGTCGGCGGCGGTAACTTCTCCTCGTCGATGGCCAATATCAACTTCTTCTACCCCGAGGGCAAGAAGGGCGCGGCGCTGGGCATCAATGCCGCGGGCGGCAATCTCGGTGTGGCGCAGACCCAGTTGTTCGTGCCGTTGATCATCACGCTGGGCACGCACCTCATGGCCAAGAACCCGGGCGGATACCGGTTCGGCATCACCCTCGCCGTGCTGGTGTGGATTCCGTTCATTCTGATCGCACTGTTCAGCGCGCTGCGCTACATGGATTCGCTGACCGGCGCGAAATCCGATGGCACGTCCTACAAGCTGGCGCTGAAGAACCATCACACCTGGGTGATGGCCGTCCTCTACATCGGCACCTTCGGGTCCTTCATCGGGTTCTCCTTCGCCTTCCCGACCCTGCTCAAGGCGAACTTCCCGAGCCTGGCCAAGATCGGCTGGATGGGCACGCTGGGCAACCTGGCGTTCCTCGGCGCGCTGGTGGGGTCCATGAGCCGGCCGTTCGGCGGGTGGATCGCCGACAAGTTCACCGGCTCGAAGATCACCCTCTACGTCTTCGGCGGCATGGCCATCGCCACCGCGCTGATCGTGGCGTCCCTGTCCGCCAAGAGTTTTCCGCTCTACCTGGCCTCGTTCCTGCTGCTGTTCGTGCTCAGCGGCATCGGCAACGGGTCGACCTACCGAATGATTCCGATGATCTTCACCGCCGAGGCGCGCAAGCACGCTTCGGAGACCGGGCAGGACGTCGGCGCGGCGTTGATCTCCGCCAAACGGCAGGCGGGCGCGGCCATCGGCGTCATCGGCGCGATCGGCGCGGCGGGCGGCTGGATCCTGCAGCAGGCGCTGCGGCTGTCGAACACGCACTACCACAGCATGAATCCCGCGTTCTGGGGTTACGTGGTCGCGTACCTGGCCATGGGCGCGCTGTGCTGGTGGTTCTACCTGCGCTCCTCCTTCGCCATCGGCCGCGCCCCCTCCCTGGCCCACGCCAACGTGTAGAAGACCCCGAAAGCTTTGGGAGCCACGGTCTCCCAAAGGCTTCCCACCCGTCGGGAAGCGAGAAAGGCCGCGCCGGATTCGTCGCCCGGCGCGGCCTTTCACTGACAACTGGGGCGGGCTCGCGGGCTCACCCCCTGACAGTCCTAGCGCGTTCACTTCCGTCTGGTCTGGGGTTTCAGGGGTTTACCTTTGAGAGTCCCCGAGAGTTGGGGATTCGCTACAGGAGCAGGCGGATCATGTCCGCGGTGCGGGCCAGGCCCGGGAAGGCTTCGGGGGTGGAGCGGGGGTGGAGGGCGTGGACGGCGAGGCGGAACATGACCGCGCGCACCAGCATTTGCGGCCATTCAGGGAGATCTCGCCAGCGTTCGAGTAGGCCGTCGTCGGCGCCGCCCCAGGACAGGGCGTCCACCACGATCACCGCGGCCGCCCAGGGGGCGGGACGCCAGTACGGGGTGAGGTCGGTGAGGCCGGGGGCGAAACCGCTGGCGAACAACACGGTTCCGAACAGGTCGCCGTGCACCAGCTGCGCGGGCGTGCCGATCGGCTTGCGAAGGGTGGACAGCTGGGTGATCAGGGTCAGGCTGCGATCGCCGTCGGGTGAGGTGGCCGGCAGCAGACCGCCCATTTTCAGGCTGCGCAGCGGAACCGCCTCCCACGCAGCGCGATCCGCGGCCGCGAAGACGTCCACATCCACCCAGGGGGCGACCGGCTGCGCGGCCAGGAAGCGCGGGCGCTCGAGCTTCGCGGTCACCTGATGTAGTCGCAGCGACAGGGAAACCACCTCGTCGTGGCGCGGTTCCGGCACGCCGTCGAGATAGGTGTCGGCGCGCCAACCGGATACGACATAGCGGCCATCGGTGGCCCGCACCGGCCGCGCCAGGCGCAGGCCGTCCACCTTCAGCGTCTCGCGCACCTTGGCCGACCAGGCGGCGCGCGCGTGATCGGTCACCGGGCTCAGCACCACATCGCCGAACCGCCAGCCACCGTCCCAGTTCCCCAGCGGAACCGGCGCTTCCTCGCGCAACCCGAAGGTCGAGCGCACATGCTCGGGAGGCTCCACAGCAGTCATGGTCACGCGCGTACGGTACCGCTGTAAAGCACCCGAAAATGGACGCCACGCAGGACCCGCCTCCCCGAGCCTTCAGGCCGGATTCGGGTGCCGTGGCCGGTGGCGTTGGCGACCGGCGGATTTGGACATAACGCCGATTTTGGACGTACCCGGGGAGTTACCCGGATCCGCCCAAATCAGTTGGCACGTCCCGATCGATCGACCTTGGTCAGTAGACCGGCAGGGACGGGTCGATCTGGTTGGCCCAGGCGATGATTCCGCCTTGGAGGTGGGTGGCGTCGGAGAAGCCGGCGTTTTTGAGGGCGGCTAGGGCTTCGGCGGAGCGGATGCCGGTTTTGCAGTGCAGGACGATGGGGGTGTTCTGCGGAAGTTCGGCCAGGGCCTCGCCGGAGAGGATGCGGTCCTTGGGGATCAGGGTCGCGCCCTCGATGCGGACGATGTCCCATTCGACCGGTTCGCGGACGTCGATGACGGCGACGTCCTTACCGGCGTCGAGCATGTCCTTGAGTTCGCGGGCGGTGACGGTGGAACCGATCGCGGCGGCCTGGCCCTCCTCGGAGACCACACCGCAGAAGGCGTCGTAGTCGATGAGTTCGGTGATGGGCTGACGCTCCGGGTCGCGGCGCAGCTTGATGGTGCGGTAGTTCATGTCCAGTGCGTCGTAGACCATGAGGCGGCCCAGCAGGGGGTCGCCGATGCCGGTGATCAGCTTGATCGCCTCGGTCACCATGATCGAACCGATGGAGGCGCACAGCACGCCCAGCACGCCGCCCTCGGCACAGGAGGGGACCATGCCCGGCGGCGGGGCCTCGGGGTAGAGGTCGCGGTAGTTGATGCCGCGGCCGTCGGGGGCGTCCTCCCAGAAGACCGAGACCTGGCCCTCGAAGCGGTAGATGGAACCCCACACGTACGGCTTGCCCGCCAGCACCGCCGCGTCGTTGACCAGGTAGCGGGTGGCGAAGTTGTCGGTGCCGTCGACGATCAGGTCGTACTGCTGGAACAACTCGACCGCATTGTCCGGCTCGAGGCGAATCTTGTGCAGCTCCACGGTGATTCCGGAGTTGATCTCCAGGATCGAATCGCGGGCGCTGTCGGCCTTGGAGCGGCCGATATCGGATTCGCCGTGAATGATCTGACGCTGCAGGTTCGAGGCGTCCACCTCGTCGAACTCGACGATGCCCAGCGTGCCGACGCCGGCGGCGGCCAGATACAGCAGCGCGGGCGAACCGAGGCCGCCGGCGCCGATCACCAGCACCTTGGCGTTCTTCAAGCGTTTCTGCCCGTCCACCCCGAGATCCGGGATGATCAGGTGGCGGCTGTAACGGGCGACCTCGTCCTTGGTCAGCTCCGCCGCAGGCTCCACCAGCGGGGGCAGGGAGGCATGCGATGACACGTCTTCGGACTCCTCAATCGAATTCGCCGGATACTCGCGGCCATTGCTGCAACACCGAGAACGGCGGCGTTCTTCCCCAAGGGTACGTGGATCAACTCTCGAAGCTCTCAGGGGCTGACGCCCCTGAAACCCCCCGAAGGGGAGGGGGAGGACTCAGGGGCTTACGCCCCTGAAACCCCAAGCTTCTCACGGTCTTACTGACGAGCATCCGTTATGAACGAGGCCAGTTCTAATGGTTTTTTGCGCCCTTAGGCGTTGAAATGCCTGGTGGGGTTTGGGGGCGATGAGTTTTTTGGGGGGTGGGTGAGTAGGTACCGGTGACAGATTTGGCTGTTTGGAAGGTGCTTGCTCATTGAGTACACATCAGCGGTGGACGTTGGCGCTGGCTTCGGTGGCGTCATTGATGGTGGGGCTCGACGCGCTTGTCGTGACCACTGCGCTGAATACGATTCGCGTGCGGCTCGGGGCCTCGTTGGAGGCGCTGGGGTGGACGCTCCACTCTTATACGTTGGCGCTTGCCGTGTTGTTGTTGACCGCGGCGGCGCTCGGGGATCGGTTCGGGCGGCGGCGGATGCTCGTCGCGGGGCTGGGTTTGTTTACCGCGGCATCGGGGGCGTGTGCGCTGTGCACGGACATCGGGTGGCTGGTCGCGGCTCGGACGGTGCAGGGAGTGGGGGCCGCGATGATCATGCCCGCGGCGTTCGCATTGGTGGGGGTGGCTTTTCCGCCCGCGCAGCGGGGGCGAGCGATGGGGATTTTCGCGGGGGTGCTCGGGCTCGCGATTCTGGGCGGGCCGGTGGTCGGCGGGGCGGTCGTGCAGGGGCTGACCTGGCAGTGGATCTTCTGGCTCAATATGCCGATCGGGGTGGCGCTCATCCCGCTGGTGCGGCGGTTCGTGGCCGAAAGCACCGGGCCCGCGGGCGGTCTCGACCTTGTCGGTGTGCTGCTGTCGGGGGCGGGCGCCGCCATGCCCGCGATCCAGAATGCCGCCATCAGCGCGGTCGGGCCGGAGTCCATCGGCATCGCCTCGGGCGTCTACAACGCCACCCGGCAACTCGGCGGGAGCCTCGGAATCGCGGTCACCTCAGCGGTTTTCACCGCCACCGGCGGCTACGGGTCGACGATGCTGGTGCAGCACGGGTTCCGGGCGGCGGTGCTGGCCGCGGCGGCGAGCGCGGGCCTGGGCGCGCTGGCCGGACTGGGAGTCGTTGTCCGGCAACACCGTCCCGCCCCGGCCGTCGAACCGGTGGCCGCGACCGCCTAACCGCGCGGGTAGGGCCAGGGGTTGAACTTGCAGGACTTGCCGTCCATCGGCACCACACCTTCGGGGTCGAGCTTCGCGATGTCGTTGTTCTTGATCCCGAAGGTCTGCTGCATCATCACCGGGGCCAGGCCGCCGTCGGTCTCGCACGGCTGATGCTCGCGATAGCCGATGGCATGGCCCACTTCGTGATTGATCTGGTACTGCCGGTACGAGCCGACATCGCCCTCGTCCGAGAGCGCGCCGCGCACCCAGCGCACCTCCGACAGCACCACGCGGTCGAGATCGGCGTTGTAGCAGGAGGAGTCGACCGGGATCTCGAAACCGCAGGACTTGCGGGTGGTGTCGCGCGAGGTGAGCGAGATGCGGAAATCCGGGGTGCCGGTGTCGATGCGATGGAAGGCGAAACGCGGATCATGGGTCCAGGACTTGGGATTGGCCAGCGTCGCGTCGATCATCTTGCCGATGGCGTCGTCGCCGCCGAGGCTGGCGGTGTCCACCCCGTCCTCCACCTCGATGGTGTAGTTGAAGACGTGTTCGGTGCCGGTGCCCACCTGGCCGGTCGTGCCGGGCACCACATGCCAGGTGCCCTTGCCGGTGTCGGTGTAGGGGCCGCCGGCGGGGACCACGCCCGAGGGCAGGTCCACGGCGTATTTGCCGTCGCCCTTGGGTCCGCCGTAGATGCCGCTGGGCTTGTCGGTGCGCTCGCTGAGGCGGCCGAAACCCGGCAGGCCGGTATCGCTGTCGCCGGTGTGGCGCAGCGCGTCCACGGCGACCAGGACGGTGATCACCAGCAGGACGGGCAGGGCGTAGGCGCGCCAGCCGTAGGTGTTGACGAAGCGGCCGAGTGGGCTCTGACGCTTGGTCTCCCGGTCGGGGCGC
This sequence is a window from Nocardia yunnanensis. Protein-coding genes within it:
- a CDS encoding TIGR02569 family protein, which gives rise to MTAVEPPEHVRSTFGLREEAPVPLGNWDGGWRFGDVVLSPVTDHARAAWSAKVRETLKVDGLRLARPVRATDGRYVVSGWRADTYLDGVPEPRHDEVVSLSLRLHQVTAKLERPRFLAAQPVAPWVDVDVFAAADRAAWEAVPLRSLKMGGLLPATSPDGDRSLTLITQLSTLRKPIGTPAQLVHGDLFGTVLFASGFAPGLTDLTPYWRPAPWAAAVIVVDALSWGGADDGLLERWRDLPEWPQMLVRAVMFRLAVHALHPRSTPEAFPGLARTADMIRLLL
- a CDS encoding MFS transporter, translated to MSTHQRWTLALASVASLMVGLDALVVTTALNTIRVRLGASLEALGWTLHSYTLALAVLLLTAAALGDRFGRRRMLVAGLGLFTAASGACALCTDIGWLVAARTVQGVGAAMIMPAAFALVGVAFPPAQRGRAMGIFAGVLGLAILGGPVVGGAVVQGLTWQWIFWLNMPIGVALIPLVRRFVAESTGPAGGLDLVGVLLSGAGAAMPAIQNAAISAVGPESIGIASGVYNATRQLGGSLGIAVTSAVFTATGGYGSTMLVQHGFRAAVLAAAASAGLGALAGLGVVVRQHRPAPAVEPVAATA
- a CDS encoding DUF3152 domain-containing protein — encoded protein: MPPQPAAPSHQPLRARWDPTAPADGANRQRPDRETKRQSPLGRFVNTYGWRAYALPVLLVITVLVAVDALRHTGDSDTGLPGFGRLSERTDKPSGIYGGPKGDGKYAVDLPSGVVPAGGPYTDTGKGTWHVVPGTTGQVGTGTEHVFNYTIEVEDGVDTASLGGDDAIGKMIDATLANPKSWTHDPRFAFHRIDTGTPDFRISLTSRDTTRKSCGFEIPVDSSCYNADLDRVVLSEVRWVRGALSDEGDVGSYRQYQINHEVGHAIGYREHQPCETDGGLAPVMMQQTFGIKNNDIAKLDPEGVVPMDGKSCKFNPWPYPRG
- the nirB gene encoding nitrite reductase large subunit NirB; its protein translation is MERKTVVVVGHGMVGHRFVEALRSRDEAGAWQVVVLSEEKLAAYDRVGLSSYVGAWEPSALALPGNEYAGDALVDVRLGVKADAIDRTARKVTTSSGEVIGYDALVLATGSYAFVPPVPGHDAEGCFVYRTLEDLDGIRAAAEAAGPGAVGIVVGGGLLGLEAANALRLLGMTPHVVEFNKWLMPAQIDEGGGAILEKLVTELGLAVHTGVGTSAIETVAGAPVSERLSVKFSDESELRAALVVFAAGVRPRDEIAKTAGLEVGPRGGVITDLGLQTSDPNIYAIGEVAAVEGVCYGLVAPGYSTAEVVADRLLGGAGEFPGADLSTKLKLLGVDVASFGDAHAKTEGALSVVLHDAAKGTYAKLVVSDDAQTLLGGVLVGDATQYSALRPLVGRPLPADPAALISPAGAELGADALPDDAQICSCNNVSKGSICGAIADGACDVPAIKSCTNAGTSCGGCVPMLKKLLEQSGVEVSKSLCEHFSQSRAELFHIIQSTGIRTFSGLIAKYGKGTGCDICKPTVASILASTSSDHILDGEQASLQDTNDHFLANLQKNGTYSVVPRMPGGEVTAEQLITIGEVAKEFGLYVKVTGGQRIDLFGARVEQLPLIWKRLVDAGMESGHAYGKSLRTVKSCVGSTWCRYGQQDSVGMAVLLEKRYRGLRSPHKLKLAVSGCARECAEARGKDVGVIATENGWNLYVGGNGGLTPKHAVLLAGELDDETLIRYIDRYLMFYIRTADRLQRTAPWQEALEGGMDYLKAVVCDDSLGIAADLEAAMAKHVEGYRDEWAAVLEDEGKLSRFVSFVNAPEESDPTIGFDDSGERKVPVLLGIPDIPVAVAPQLPGVTKVAESATHGK
- a CDS encoding FadR/GntR family transcriptional regulator; its protein translation is MQPVRRTSLIAQVTEQLRAEIRSGRWAVGSRIPTEPELTELTGTGRNTVREAVQALVHAGMLERRQGSGTYVISTSSLGGTLSEYFADAQQRDLLELRQALDTTAARLAATRRDETDIATLRRLLEDRTRFWDNDFDAAIEADVQIHRAIVVASHNAVYLEFYDSLLPVIAAGIRFRSEQDGATYHDEHAELVQAVVDGDPDRAGRVANCFLDSLMAEYRTLDTNSE
- a CDS encoding MFS transporter, giving the protein MTSQRGTAPATRRPAAIDRTAIPPDHEISRRSLFEGRLLVFAAIVVSALTLRVAVTAFTPLAARIGADIGYSTAVVGVFGMLPTAMFALGGLLTPILSRRLGLELTALVAMLMTGLGSALRAIVPDTWELLAFSAFALAGMGVGNIVIPPLVKRYFSDRLALLSSVYIVMVQLGTVFPALITVPVADAHGWRISLGMWAGLAFAAVLPWVAVLRVRRGAARADVTELPSEPIEATGKVWRSPLAWGMAFMFGMTSLITYSLFTWMPTIFGDAGASASFGGSMVGLFALFGLAAALAAPIVVGRMANPFPVVIGCAVFFFIGFAGLLIAPMSAPLLWVLALGLGPSTFPMALTLINLRTRTGAGSAALSGFTQGVGYSVACTGPLVFGALHTMTGGWLAPFGFLVLAVLVLMAGGWLACKPQLLEDTWN
- the moeZ gene encoding adenylyltransferase/sulfurtransferase MoeZ, which translates into the protein MSSHASLPPLVEPAAELTKDEVARYSRHLIIPDLGVDGQKRLKNAKVLVIGAGGLGSPALLYLAAAGVGTLGIVEFDEVDASNLQRQIIHGESDIGRSKADSARDSILEINSGITVELHKIRLEPDNAVELFQQYDLIVDGTDNFATRYLVNDAAVLAGKPYVWGSIYRFEGQVSVFWEDAPDGRGINYRDLYPEAPPPGMVPSCAEGGVLGVLCASIGSIMVTEAIKLITGIGDPLLGRLMVYDALDMNYRTIKLRRDPERQPITELIDYDAFCGVVSEEGQAAAIGSTVTARELKDMLDAGKDVAVIDVREPVEWDIVRIEGATLIPKDRILSGEALAELPQNTPIVLHCKTGIRSAEALAALKNAGFSDATHLQGGIIAWANQIDPSLPVY
- a CDS encoding nitrate/nitrite transporter gives rise to the protein MTTLNRKRDIEHWDAEDVEAWEAGGKNIARRNLIWSVFAEHVGFSVWSIWSVMVLFMPTAVFHIDPAGKFFLGAVPTLVGGIMRIPYTVLTAKFGGRNWTIVSALLLLIPTLLALYFVNQPSTSYTTFLIVAAFAGLGGGNFSSSMSNINVFYPQRLKGWALGINAGGGNIGVPVVQLIGLAVIATLGNAYGNASVVCAVYLVLIAVAAIGAALYMDNVKNQKADLSYMLKALRVPQSWAIAFLYIGTFGSFIGYSFAFGQVLQISFKAGGASVAAATLHAAQIAFIGPLLGSLARPYGGKWADRLGGSKVTLYTFTAMTAAAVLVAVASTMGDHAGYPKGGVLVAMIVGFTALFVISGIGNGAVTKIIPSVFEAKSRSLEGDSATRAAWARNTSGALIGFVGAIGALGGVGINLVLRSSYASTKSATTAFWVFMAFYVVCGLVCWAVFMRRPSLHSLPAETADADVVVEAEALVLEAESGVAATVPASNPAQSSSSARA
- a CDS encoding MFS transporter — its product is MATVVEAPETGHVFQRRGRWIDHWEPDNNEFWENGGKQTARKNLIFSVFSENLGFSIWVLWASVVTAMGSAGFAFLSAKNPDSVNNALLLTSTPTLVGAALRVPYTFAIPRFGGRAFTAFSATMLLVPTLGLAYFINQPSTPMWVFMVLAALAGVGGGNFSSSMANINFFYPEGKKGAALGINAAGGNLGVAQTQLFVPLIITLGTHLMAKNPGGYRFGITLAVLVWIPFILIALFSALRYMDSLTGAKSDGTSYKLALKNHHTWVMAVLYIGTFGSFIGFSFAFPTLLKANFPSLAKIGWMGTLGNLAFLGALVGSMSRPFGGWIADKFTGSKITLYVFGGMAIATALIVASLSAKSFPLYLASFLLLFVLSGIGNGSTYRMIPMIFTAEARKHASETGQDVGAALISAKRQAGAAIGVIGAIGAAGGWILQQALRLSNTHYHSMNPAFWGYVVAYLAMGALCWWFYLRSSFAIGRAPSLAHANV